The following are encoded in a window of Dysidea avara chromosome 4, odDysAvar1.4, whole genome shotgun sequence genomic DNA:
- the LOC136253397 gene encoding mucolipin-2-like: MDIQSNYNEMARHSSYYSYNGNAMVEDFPSQHVRQDYGRNRSTMSKHTHVTGSDAELWKKCNVLLKSHKKLTRLFVVDSCIHLIVLIFVTITTANLASEKQNFRDFWIDLQKGYFSLLLKDYSPEVFADQKFVYTSWLQLVSSQEEVLDHLSYAFQQFENVDSVSLARITKRRYHNGTIIYPELCVNRRAPIDLHKEYEVKAIRNCSHVRNDSDIVNTVNSSFYSALLVSMDFQFTETFLIEGHKPVCIQVEASYSIENDHQRYLWPVKIFVKGSLTSCGDNYENRHFLPVNNIAFFVTAAVITVGVCLVGFVFHSIRLLTFLKVGKIVRNYANTKKLSKPLWCCFPTKIQQWVCWKSPDEINKYADMHPRIPLKAYVIFCPPIHILDTLFLMLAIVGVILQFTLLRISSDTDELIRNSTTVSFVFGLCSIYFWCTSFRLLNHSRLAGVTIRSLVNSKATSSILAALTVATFAYIGFVLFAWVLIGLFHPYFSTFRISAESFYSLLFGDEVITIFDGIISEQPQQFIFVMSRIIIAIYGMLFPILLLSVIIAIVSVAAEQKYLPKLQQSPSHTKQCIDSDGLPVANIWFTWRVLLEWATAPMASPFPGADHVSNIDQDDMSVINTDQDNTSDRPSVTIEDTQPSIPMRYTSSEAPLTTNEQVNPVSSPDKHVTIREHSTSGSVGTAATDIGDNDNNLNYTGYQGLQMTNPLSTSPMAHQRTINGFSNSNGRIWPQLSPTSRKHLGQQLPMTVVIRSSYPPDETEV; the protein is encoded by the exons ATGGATATACAGTCAAACTATAACGAAATGGCAAGGCATTCTTCATATTACTCGTACAATGGTAATGCCATGGTGGAAGATTTCCCTAGTCAGCATGTGCGGCAGGACTATGGCAGGAATAGATCAACAATGTCAAAGCACACACATGTGACCGGCTCTGATGCAGAATTGTGGAAAAAATGTAACGTGCTCTTGAAGTCACATAAGAAATTGACAAGACTTTTTGTTGTTGATTCATGCATCCATCTAATCGTACTGATCTTCGTGACAATCACG ACTGCCAACCTGGCTAGTGAAAAACAGAATTTTCGAGACTTTTGGATTGATTTACAGAAAGGGTATTTCTCACTACTGTTAAAGGATTACTCACCAGAAGTGTTTGCTGACCAAAAGTTTGTCTACACCTCATGGTTACAACTAGTATCAAGCCAAGAAGAAGTCTTGGATCATCTTTCATATGCATTTCAGCAG TTTGAAAACGTTGATAGCGTTTCTCTGGCAAGAATCACAAAGAggagataccataatggaacaATAATATATCCTGAGCTCTGTGTTAACAGACGAGCTCCAATAGACCTTCATAAGGAGTATGAAGTGAAAGCCATTAGAA ATTGTTCACATGTCAGAAATGATAGTGATATTGTCAACACAGTCAATTCAAG CTTCTATAGTGCTCTGCTTGTATCCATGGACTTTCAGTTTACGGAGACTTTTTTGATTGAAGGCCACAAGCCAGTTTGTATACAGGTTGAGGCTAGCTATTCCATAGAGAATGACCATCAACGTTACCTCTGGCCAGTCAAGATATTTGTTAAGGGAAGTCTGACCAGTTGTGGTGACAATTACGAGAATAGACACTTCCTTCCTGTCAACAATATTGCGTTCTTCGTGACTGCGGCTGTTATAACAGTTGGAGTTTGTTTAGTAGGATTTGTGTTTCACTCAATAAGACTGCTGACATTTCTTAAAGTGGGAAAG ATTGTAAGAAACTATGCTAACACGAAGAAGCTCAGCAAGCCACTATGGTGCTGTTTTCCCACAAAAATACAACAATGGGTTTGCTGGAAGTCCCCAGATGAGATTAACAAATATGCTGACATGCATCCTCGTATACCACTGAAGGCCTATGTCATATTCTGCCCACCCATACACATATTGGATACATTGTTCTTAATGTTAGCCATTGTTGGAGTGATCCTGCAGTTTACCTTATTAAGGATTTCCTCTGATACTGACGag CTCATTCGTAACTCCACCACTGTCTCATTTGTGTTTGGACTATGCTCGATTTATTTCTGGTGTACGTCATTTAGACTGTTGAACCATTCAAGGCTAGCTGGG GTGACTATTAGATCCCTGGTGAACTCGAAGGCCACGAGTAGCATCCTTGCAGCACTCACTGTTGCTACATTTGCTTACATTGGTTTCGTGTTGTTTGCTTGGGTGTTAATTGGACTCTTTCATCCTTAC TTTAGCACATTCCGAATTAGTGCTGAGAGCTTCTATTCCCTACTGTTTGGTGATGAAGTGATTACGATCTTTGATGGTATAATTTCGGAGCAGCCACAGCAGTTCATTTTCGTGATGTCGAGGATAATTATAGCAATTTACGGCATGCTGTTCCCCATCCTACTGCTGTCCGTGATCATTGCAATTGTCTCCGTAGCTGCTGAACAGAAG TATCTTCCTAAACTGCAGCAGAGCCCGTCACATACAAAACAGTGCATAGATAGTGATGGACTACCTGTAGCTAATATCTGGTTTACCTGGAGAGTGTTGTTAGAGTGGGCCACTGCTCCAATGGCATCACCATTTCCCGGTGCAGACCATGTCAGTAACATTGATCAAGATGATATGTCTGTGATCAACACAGATCAAG ACAATACTTCTGACCGGCCATCTGTGACTATAGAAGACACTCAACCAAGCATACCAATGAGGTACACCAGCTCAGAAGCCCCACTGACAACTAATGAACAGGTTAATCCGGTATCATCACCAGACAAACATGTTACAATACGAGAACATTCCACCAGTGGCTCAGTAGGAACTGCCGCAACAGATATAGGGGATAATGACAATAACCTTAACTACACCGGCTACCAAGGATTACAGATGACCAACCCATTGTCTACAAGCCCAATGGCACATCAGCGTACCATAAATGGGTTCTCAAACAGCAATGGTAGAATCTGGCCACAGCTGTCACCCACAAGTAGAAAGCACTTAGGACAACAGCTACCAATGACTGTTGTTATACGTTCATCATACCCACCTGATGAGACTGAAGTATAG
- the LOC136253399 gene encoding uncharacterized protein isoform X2, with protein sequence MANANDDAALRKPELAELMEKVCPEAGVRWHAIGLQLGIPNGTLQMIDNDGRGRVRDCCREMFDEWLNVNPNATWRQLINVLCSAAVGKNVLAMQLCEQLGAPPPAPR encoded by the coding sequence ATGCAGCCTTGAGGAAACCTGAACTGGCTGAATTGATGGAAAAGGTGTGTCCAGAAGCTGGCGTAAGATGGCATGCCATTGGCCTACAACTTGGAATACCCAATGGTACCCTACAAATGATTGACAATGATGGACGAGGACGTGTACGTGATTGTTGCAGAGAAATGTTTGATGAGTGGTTAAATGTAAACCCCAATGCAACATGGAGACAGTTGATCAATGTACTATGTTCTGCTGCTGTGGGGAAGAATGTATTAGCAATGCAACTATGTGAACAGCTGGGAGCACCACCTCCAGCACCCAGGTGA
- the LOC136253399 gene encoding uncharacterized protein isoform X1 encodes MTDFIKISDAALRKPELAELMEKVCPEAGVRWHAIGLQLGIPNGTLQMIDNDGRGRVRDCCREMFDEWLNVNPNATWRQLINVLCSAAVGKNVLAMQLCEQLGAPPPAPR; translated from the coding sequence ATGCAGCCTTGAGGAAACCTGAACTGGCTGAATTGATGGAAAAGGTGTGTCCAGAAGCTGGCGTAAGATGGCATGCCATTGGCCTACAACTTGGAATACCCAATGGTACCCTACAAATGATTGACAATGATGGACGAGGACGTGTACGTGATTGTTGCAGAGAAATGTTTGATGAGTGGTTAAATGTAAACCCCAATGCAACATGGAGACAGTTGATCAATGTACTATGTTCTGCTGCTGTGGGGAAGAATGTATTAGCAATGCAACTATGTGAACAGCTGGGAGCACCACCTCCAGCACCCAGGTGA